The Alnus glutinosa chromosome 8, dhAlnGlut1.1, whole genome shotgun sequence DNA segment CTCTTGCCTTCCCTTCCTGTGCTTTTCTCTTTTGAGCAAGCCTTGCTCTTAACTTTGTCTTTTCCTTTACCTTTGCCTTTTCAGCAGCCCACTGAAGCTGTTGGAGAACCATTTCTTGTTTTATCTTATTATAACTATCCCACTCTAACTCTTGTTGGCCACTCCCCCCTTTCTTAGCCGCTTTTGCTATGCTTTCTTCCCATGAAAGAATGAGTTTCTCTGCTCTTGCCTTTGCCATCCGCTTTGCCTTTGCCTTGTTGTCAACAACCCAACGAAGCTGTTGGAGGGCCATTTGTTGTTTTATCTTATCATAGCTACCCCATTCTAGCTCTTGCTGATCGGGCCCTCCTTTCTTAGCTGCTTTTGCTATACTTTCTGCCCATGACGAAACAAACCTTTCCCTTAACCGTTTCAATTTCAAACGCTCTTGCCAAACACGTCGAACTGAAGAGCTTATTTTTGCCTTGATATGAACACTACAAAAAAGTAGACAGTGTTGGACTCATGTTAGAGGTCAACAAAACTTAAGTAGTAAGACACCTATCGAGCATACATAGATGAGTTGAGTCAAAAATAGACCTCAATTTCAAGTATACCTTTAAGCTTAAGGTGAATCTAGAACCAAGGAAGATTAAATTCTACTAGCCACAAGAAATTTCATCTTGGTCGCAAGAACTTGCTCACCAAACCTTAGACAATCctacaacatttttttctttctttctttcttcttcttcttcttctttaattaaCGAAATGCTTAAAATCTAAGAAAATGCCTTGGAGGTCCATCTTAGAGGTACCAAGTGAATTGTATGTTTACAATACAAAGCTCAAGCCTTTTATCCAGACAAATGTCCCAGGGAAAATAGTTCTTGTCAATCTGGTTTCTCTTTCAATCTAattatatgaataaaaaatttccACAATCATACTTCTTTGGTAAAGAAATCAACCCTAAATTTCATTCAATTCACAAACAGAGTTAACATATGTGACCCCCACAGAGGCACTTAATCTAGCAAGTAGTAAGTGTTAGAACTTCAACATTTCTTAGCCTAGCCAAAAACATAAAATGGCTATTATTAGACGCCTATCATCCTTATATTCATCCAAATACCCGTATGTCTATTAACCAACTAACATCCGCTACCGACTAACATCCACAACGATCATTCTTGAAGTAATTCGACtggaagtcttttttttttttttttccttcctatttTCCTGTCTCTCCATTCTTCAATGTAGAACTCTTTAAATCCTTACCTTCTCCTAaatctattttgtttttcatatataatagaaaaaaaaaaaaaattaaattaaatccaGCATACTCACACTTGGATGTAAGCTTTTAAGAATTTATCAACTTTACATGCCACACAACCAAAGTCTAACCCAGTATTAGGTTTTAAACAGAGAATACTTGAACATTTTTGTTGaggaaaataaatatgaaagatTGTAAGATACAAGTAGTACCTGTGAGGACGTGGATGTTCAGACATCTTCTTCCTAACCTGAAAATTGTTAAGGAAGAGAAGGGGAAATAAGTGTTAGGTAAAAAACGAATtagctaattaaaaaaaaaaaaaaaatttgtaaggtGCATAGTACCTACTaacaaataaagaataaaggaaGCAAGGAAATGGGATCCAAAGAATTTCCTTAGTGTTATAATGCAAAAAGTTTGCTCTTTTTACACTGAAAAGTACAGTAGAAAACTATGAACACAATGAAGATCCAAAAATCTGCAGAAACAATTCTATGGTTCTGCCTTTTGATATTAAACATTACCTACTGGTTAAACAGCAAACTGTGCAAAAGACAAAGATCCTAAAGTTAACTGAATCTTACATGACTTCACCTTGGGGTCTCTCAAGGCTTCTATTGTTCTTCTCTTAATGCGCTCACGACTCTCTGCATTATATAGTATATTGGCACTTcagaattaataaaaatattggtATGTGTAATAGAACTGTACGTTCAGCAAGAATTTTGATAGAGATGATGTCCCATCTAAAATGCGGTTACCTGCACTATGCTTCTTGCCTTTGTTCCATGGCACTCTCCCCTTGTTTGCTAATCCTATCTTTCTTCGTCTTTGCCTTTCCTTATGGTCTTCTATGGTTTCTTCAGAGTCACTGTAACCAACTATGTGTTCCTCATTCAAAATATGGTTCTCAGAAACTTTTGGCCGGAGACACTCACTAGAATCAAATGCATCTCCCACATCAAGACAGATTTGTAAGGCTGCAAAAGGATGAACTCTCGGAAAGGAACTAACAAGGCAAAATGAGGAAGACATGTTCTTCAGCACAGCTACAGGATGATTCAACTGCACTGTGCTTGAGTGGCATTGTGTGTATTCCACCACATAACCAAAAAATGGCCCTGAAAACGTGGTTGGAACATGAATGGGAGGAGGCTGTAAAATAGAGAATCTCCTGATAGAAGTTCAAATGAGTGGTTAAAAATAAACCTTAATCACAAATTATAAAGTAAGCAACaatctgatgcttaagtcaCATGATAGCATTCATATCATTCTTTGACAAATAATACACACGctcacacacccacacacatACAAACCTATTTATCAATCTATCCATGCCTAGGTGTGCTTCGGAGTATTTGTGtcatagaaaaaaataattggcaTGGGTGAAGGGCATTAATACAACTTTATGTGTTTCCTGACTTATAGAACATCACCAAAACGTCATACTTCAATAGTACATCATCAGAGACATAGAATTGGATTAACCATTCTAAGAAATGCATATGATTAGAAAATTggtctaacatttttttttttttttttatcagtaaCCAAATGAGGTTTTCCCTTAAATACAGGTGGTTATAATAGCCTCACACGTATCATATACATTGATTTGataaaatcattcaaaaaatttagataTACAATTGCAACATTATTTCATTTCATACTGTAAACATATTAATATCAGATGGCATTTAATGCCAACTTTCTCCTCTTTAAGTATTGTAGATGGTTTTCCAACAACTCTttaaaacccttttttttttggggggggggggggaatcaTCAAATCAAGATTATCAAACCTGCAATGTATTAAACACAATCAATCGCATGATGCGTTCAAAACCATTTCTTTATAATGACATAAAATTCAGTATTGAAACTCGGCCACCTTCTTTCCAATTATTCTCCAATATTATCCATAGTCTGCCTTTTAAATCACTAAAGCACTCCTCCCGTGTCATGCATCATaagataaataagaaaagaggaTAACAGTAGTAAAGGAGGTGGCAGAAGTTAAACCCAAGCTAAACCCATGAAAGTAAAGAAATCAAACTGAACCTAACATGAGGCTCACTGGAGATGGGCTTTCCATTTTCCCATTTCTACTTGGTACTGGAGCAAAAATAACATTAGAACAAAATGGCATttgaactttaatttttttttcctgtttctttcCTCAATTTTCTCACCAATCAAAGTAATGATTTCATTCAAAAACAATTcagataagaaagaaaaaattaagctTGGAGCAAACCCAGTTTCAGGAAGGGGTTGTAGAGAGGGACTGCGTGACTTACAAGTGACAATATGGCATTTCAGAGCGGATGATAACCAAACATGGTATGGAGGAGGAGAGCTTTGCCCTTTTGATTCTTTGATATCCACTTTTCAACTGGGTATCGGTCTCACCTTAAACGTAAAACGGGCATTACCCTATTTACAACTTAGAGCACTCCCcaattacaatttaaaatagctaaccaaaatTCACTTTATCTAATTTAGCTAAAGAGAGACACCGTAAATCCAATTATCTATCGTTAACTCTATATTATCTAGatatgctttatttatttatttttattactttaaaGGCAattagttttcttcttcttttaattccGGAATCATAGACTCAAAATCCCCCATAGCCAACAGGAAGCAGACGCCAAAAGGGAAACTCAAGGCCGACTAAAGCCTCTTTAAATTCAACACGAATTGAACCCCAAACCCTTCTTACTCCTCCAGATTCCTTAAACAACGTGCTAAAACTGCAACTGAATTCCCAAATACCAGAAAAGTTCAAACGACAcccttttaaaaaacaaaactaattcAACTTAAATTCACGCATTCGTATACAACCGGCCAAATCCCATACCCATCCTCCAACCGGTTGCGGAAACAACCCAAAGAGCAAACCCAAAtccaaataataatcaaaactCACACACCCATTCTCTCTCTTGCTGAACCACTCGGTCcactctcatttctctctcaatcGGTCTCGTCTGGTGAAGGAAGGAAATTGGGAGGGGATGGGTtacgaagaagaagaggaaacaGGGGGAGGGGAGTCTCTGCTAGTGACCTAAACAAGATAACTGAGGataaaaaaaagggcaaaaagaTAATCCATTGGAATCCTCTAAGGATAGGCGTGTGCAAATAAACTCcctgatcatatatatatatatatatatatatatataattgcaacgttgatccctgtggtatgtcataattattttttactctctatggtttaaaaagttcatggaggtcactgtggtatgcaataattacatttttttccctgggtcgattttccgtccaccattttgacggaatctattaaccttacacgtcagcgccacatgtTGCCAATAAAATAGCGAGAcgtgtccatctgaataaaaaaatataaatttattaaaaaataaataaataaacttattttttttaaaaaaaaaaacaaaaaaaaaaagaagaaaaaatggcaGGCTTGGGTTGGCCACGCGCCAGCCCCAGTGGCCGCCgagggtggcccgaaggccacccctagtACGAAGGCCACCCCAAGCctgcccttttttcttcttcttttttttgttgtttttttttttttaaagtaagtttatttattttttaatatttttttttattaagatagacacgtgtcgccaataagatgacgacacgtgtcgctgacgtgtaggACTAACAGATTCCATCAAAATTATGGACGAAAAATCGACCTATGGAGTAaaatgtaattattgcatactacAAGGacttctcatgaactttttaaaccatagggagtgaaaaataattatgacataccacagagactaacggtgcaattatcccatatatatatatattaaaaggaaataaaaaatcagagaaTTTACTAGGCTTGTTATGGAGTAATTCTACGTATTATATAAATGTCCATCAAGTATTcatcaaataataatatgacttttaaaattactattaggcatgtgattgatcaaatgatgaatttgatcaaatattaattttaaaagtcatctcattatttgatggacactttataaacatttatatgacatgtacatgtagaattactccatGTTCTATATTAGTGTTTGAGGAGTAAGGCCTCACCtgacaataaattatttaagGGAAACTTAGTTTACACcctttaaagtattaattattttataatcataatttataagTTTAGGAATTTACAATGTCAGTACAAATTTGGCAACATCTGGTCACTATCAAATGTTCAGTATCGAGGTCGAGTGTTCAACTAATTAGAGTATAACGTTTGGTCAAATATAATGAACGTTTGAAGGGTGTTAGAATACATGAAAAACTCGAGATTCCTATCCAAACTGTTAGAGATACTTGATAACTCTCTCAAAGTTATCTTCAATTATTTGGATTGTTCTACTTTACCATAATCATGGTTAAGGGTTTGAATATATGTAAGAATTAGTTACATAAGATAACTAGAGATTACAAgctaataaattcaaaatacaaatgAGCTTAATATCTGTAAAACTGTTAGGATTAACTAATCCTATCTTCATCCTGGTTTGCTGAAGTCTTGAGTTTAtcttcatttgaatatttgacagcagtggtaGCATTTGAATTCAAGATAACTTTGAGAGAACATAAACCATGTTTTAGCTTAACCTAAGCTTATAGTAACTCTATAAAAATATGCTAAATCATATTAACTTGAGAGTTCGTAAAAAATGAGAGCAAGTCCTAaactttttagaaaattattttattttaaaagagataaattaTGAAATCATCATGGTACGCTTAAAGCTCATAAAAAGCATGGTAAATCACATAGACAAAATACCAACCACATGAAAAACGAGTATAAAATCTACTGCCTACCTTAATTAAGATGAAACAACACAAAAATCACTTTATTCTCTCTataatttttatctttcaaGGATTGAAATGGCGGGAATGCATGTGTGAGGAATGGGGTCTAAAGGTTGTGAGAGGTTCTTTTATAAGCATGGGTTGGGTGAATAAGGTTGGATGATGTGAAAAGTAAGTTAAAATTGCATTTCAAGCAGGTCAAACGTTGGTGTCGTACTTCAAACATTTAGTTTACTATTGGATCAACAGTACTAGAATTTTCCTTGAACGTTTCGAAGATGCTCCAAATGTTCCAATCAGGGTCATCTACTTCATACATTGAGCcaaagttaaaaatatttaattgttgattttttttttaaaaaaaataataataaattaagacACTTGTCGTGATTTAAATAGATTGCtaccctttattttattatttcggAGTACTATAAACGATTGATTGAGTGTTGTGGACGGGTGTTTTGGTGGTGATGTCATCTTTATCTCTATCTtcatcttaaatttaatttttttttttttaaaaaaaaaaaacctcaaaataatatatattattttgatggTGTTACGTATCGCTGACGTACAAATCTATTAATTTTAGACAAAAATACGATCTCCGTCATTTCCCATACCATAGATACCgc contains these protein-coding regions:
- the LOC133875992 gene encoding uncharacterized protein LOC133875992 isoform X1, producing MPYCHLRFSILQPPPIHVPTTFSGPFFGYVVEYTQCHSSTVQLNHPVAVLKNMSSSFCLVSSFPRVHPFAALQICLDVGDAFDSSECLRPKVSENHILNEEHIVGYSDSEETIEDHKERQRRRKIGLANKGRVPWNKGKKHSAESRERIKRRTIEALRDPKVRKKMSEHPRPHSVHIKAKISSSVRRVWQERLKLKRLRERFVSSWAESIAKAAKKGGPDQQELEWGSYDKIKQQMALQQLRWVVDNKAKAKRMAKARAEKLILSWEESIAKAAKKGGSGQQELEWDSYNKIKQEMVLQQLQWAAEKAKVKEKTKLRARLAQKRKAQEGKARARGEINRKTNRKSKEDKDDLAVAEESKLEQKLIKILTKKSINCQVVGRGDTVVSHFGALEKLDLEHIKREKMRREVSLADQIQAVRKKKAESTAREVLSASSSEC
- the LOC133875992 gene encoding uncharacterized protein LOC133875992 isoform X2; this encodes MSSSFCLVSSFPRVHPFAALQICLDVGDAFDSSECLRPKVSENHILNEEHIVGYSDSEETIEDHKERQRRRKIGLANKGRVPWNKGKKHSAESRERIKRRTIEALRDPKVRKKMSEHPRPHSVHIKAKISSSVRRVWQERLKLKRLRERFVSSWAESIAKAAKKGGPDQQELEWGSYDKIKQQMALQQLRWVVDNKAKAKRMAKARAEKLILSWEESIAKAAKKGGSGQQELEWDSYNKIKQEMVLQQLQWAAEKAKVKEKTKLRARLAQKRKAQEGKARARGEINRKTNRKSKEDKDDLAVAEESKLEQKLIKILTKKSINCQVVGRGDTVVSHFGALEKLDLEHIKREKMRREVSLADQIQAVRKKKAESTAREVLSASSSEC